The Aedes albopictus strain Foshan chromosome 2, AalbF5, whole genome shotgun sequence region CTCTCGAATGTCCTCGCGGCTCAGGGGTTTTCCATTGACCGTAACGTTCAGCAGAAGATCTAGGAAAGTCATCTTTCTCTTGGAATATAGATCCTCTTCCTGAAGATCAAACTTCACATTTAGTGAGGCCTTCTCCTTTTCCAGCATTGCTCTTCGTGCATCTATGACTGAGTTGGTGAAGTTATGCAGCTTCAGGATGACCTGCTTTTGTTCCTTAGCGAATGGATATAGGAAAAACAGTGACGGGAAAGTTcgtaaaatgctgaaaactcTGCGTAAGATGAACGTGCTCATCTGTTTCACGGCCACTGCGTATTCATTGTTCGGATCGTCCTGAGCGTTGATTTGGACTCCCATTGAGGTTTCTGAAAATGTTAAGAAATGTGTAATGATCTAGGGCTATTTTCTCCGCATATATAATTGATATTTTACCGCAGATACTATCTAACGCATACAAAGTCACATAGTCGTAGATGTCGAACTCCTCCTTTCCAGCCTTTGCCCTCAGCTTGGACACCAGAATATCAGCTTCTTTGTTGAAAACTTCCAGAAACCCTTCCAACATCTTAAAATGAAACGTTGGAGTGATAATCTTCCTCCGCTGAAACCACTTCTCACCGGTAGAGATAAGCAGTCCCGTTCCCAGCCAGGGCTCCAGAAAGTCGTAAGCAAACGATTTCTTGATGGACTTCGCCAACAACACCTTCTCCACATTTTTCGAACTGGACAGATCCATCACCAGCTCGTTGAAGGCAGCAATGATCGCGATGTCCTCTCCATGTTTCTTGTGCAAGTCCGTTATGATGTCCCAAATATCTGTAAGCCATCCGAACACTTCATCATAACTGTTCCTCAAACAACCTAAACCGCCTTTCACTTACCCGGAATACTCTTCCCAATGAACATGGGAAACGTTCCCCACAAATAGTGCGAGTCCGGTCCATCGAAGTGTGAACGAATGTTCAGTAGTTTCTGTCTCTTGCGATGATAGTTGAACAGAGCGTACCCGACGGTGGCGAATATCAGCGTTAGGATGAGCAACATTTTGGTAGCACAA contains the following coding sequences:
- the LOC109419909 gene encoding cytochrome P450 4d1-like; this encodes MLLILTLIFATVGYALFNYHRKRQKLLNIRSHFDGPDSHYLWGTFPMFIGKSIPDIWDIITDLHKKHGEDIAIIAAFNELVMDLSSSKNVEKVLLAKSIKKSFAYDFLEPWLGTGLLISTGEKWFQRRKIITPTFHFKMLEGFLEVFNKEADILVSKLRAKAGKEEFDIYDYVTLYALDSICETSMGVQINAQDDPNNEYAVAVKQMSTFILRRVFSILRTFPSLFFLYPFAKEQKQVILKLHNFTNSVIDARRAMLEKEKASLNVKFDLQEEDLYSKRKMTFLDLLLNVTVNGKPLSREDIREEVDTFMFEGHDTTTSGISFTLWHLAKYQDVQQKLYEEIDRVLGKDKANADLTNLQIQELEYLDMVVKESLRLIPPVPIIGRTLVEDMEMNGVTIPAGTQISIKIYNIHRNPKIWENPDEFIPERFSKTNESKRGPYDFIPFSAGSRNCIGQRYAMMELKVTIIKLIASFKVLPGDSMDKLRFKTDLVIRPDNGIPIKLVERV